A region from the Canis lupus dingo isolate Sandy chromosome X, ASM325472v2, whole genome shotgun sequence genome encodes:
- the LOC112649367 gene encoding 60S ribosomal protein L37-like: MTKGTSSFRKRRNKMHTLCRSCGSKAYHLQKSTCGKCGYPAKQKRKYNWSAKAERRNTTGTGRMRHLKIVYRRFRHGFREGTTPKPKRAAVAASNSS; encoded by the coding sequence ATGACGAAAGGGACGTCATCGTTCAGAAAGCGTCGCAATAAGATGCACACGTTGTGCCGCAGCTGTGGCTCTAAGGCCTACCACCTTCAGAAGTCCACCTGCGGCAAGTGCGGCTACCCTGCCAAGCAGAAGAGAAAGTATAACTGGAGTGCCAAGGCTGAAAGACGGAATACCACTGGGACCGGTCGAATGAGGCACCTAAAAATTGTATACCGCAGATTCAGGCATGGATTCCGTGAAGGAACGACACCTAAGCCCAAGAGGGCAGCTGTTGCAGCATCCAATTCATCTTAA